A single Streptomyces mirabilis DNA region contains:
- a CDS encoding MIP/aquaporin family protein, translated as MSNGDIFVGELIGTAILILFGAGVCAAVTLNKSKAQGAGWVVIAFGWGFGVLAGAYTAAPLSGGQINPAVTIGFAIEGSTKWEDVPFYILGQFAGAIVGAVLCWLLYLGQFNLNADEDKAIETLGIFSTRPEINHPVQNLMTETIATVGLMLPILAMVGGHKHVAGIGDAGLPVQLIAFLVVGIGLSLGGPTGYAINPARDLGPRLTHALLPIPNKGTSEWSYSWIPVVGPIAGAAIGAAIYNAAF; from the coding sequence ATGAGCAACGGCGACATTTTTGTCGGCGAGTTGATCGGCACTGCGATTCTGATTCTGTTCGGCGCGGGGGTCTGCGCCGCGGTCACCCTCAACAAGTCCAAGGCGCAGGGCGCCGGCTGGGTCGTCATCGCGTTCGGATGGGGTTTCGGCGTGCTCGCCGGTGCCTACACCGCGGCGCCGCTGTCCGGTGGTCAGATCAACCCGGCCGTGACCATCGGTTTCGCCATCGAGGGCTCGACGAAGTGGGAGGACGTGCCCTTCTACATTCTGGGCCAGTTCGCGGGCGCCATCGTCGGCGCCGTGCTCTGCTGGCTGCTCTACCTCGGCCAGTTCAACCTGAACGCCGACGAGGACAAGGCCATCGAGACGCTGGGCATCTTCTCGACCCGGCCGGAGATCAACCATCCCGTGCAGAACCTCATGACCGAGACCATCGCCACCGTCGGCCTGATGCTGCCCATTCTGGCCATGGTCGGCGGCCACAAACACGTGGCGGGGATCGGCGACGCGGGACTGCCCGTCCAGCTCATCGCGTTCCTCGTGGTCGGTATCGGACTCTCGCTGGGCGGCCCCACCGGGTACGCCATCAACCCGGCCCGTGACCTGGGACCGCGCCTCACCCACGCATTGCTGCCGATTCCCAACAAGGGCACCTCGGAGTGGAGTTACTCCTGGATCCCGGTGGTCGGCCCGATCGCCGGTGCCGCCATCGGGGCCGCGATCTACAACGCAGCCTTCTGA
- the glpK gene encoding glycerol kinase GlpK — protein sequence MTENAEKYVAAIDQGTTSSRCIIFDRGGAIVAVDQREHRQIFPKPGWVEHDATEIWSKVQAVVAGAIAKAGLRADQLSALGITNQRETTVLWDRATGKPVHNAIVWQDTRTSALCNQLGGTDGQDRFREQTGLPLASYFSGPKAAWLLDNVPGLRARAERGEIAFGTIDSWLIWNLTGGTDGGRHVTDVTNAGRTMLMNLETLQWDPSILAAMNIPEAVLPEIRSSAEVYGTAVGQLAGVPVASALGDQQAAVFGQACYDVGTAKNTYGTGSFLLLNTGNRPVPSKNGLLTTMGYKIGGEAPVYCLEGSIAITGALVQWFRDQLGIIRNADEIETLAASVDDNGGAYIVPAFSGLFAPYWRSDARGVVTGLTRYVTKAHLARAVLEATSWQTREVVDAMFQDSGVQITTLKVDGGMTKNNLLMQHQADVLGVPVIRPRVSETTCLGAAYAAGLATGVWNDLDELKSHWQKDVEWTPSMEASVRDREYHNWRKAVEKSFGWHEDDVS from the coding sequence ATGACGGAGAACGCCGAGAAGTACGTCGCCGCAATCGACCAGGGCACCACCTCCAGCCGCTGCATCATCTTCGACCGGGGCGGCGCGATCGTCGCCGTCGACCAGCGCGAGCACCGCCAGATCTTCCCCAAGCCGGGCTGGGTGGAACACGACGCCACCGAGATCTGGTCCAAGGTGCAGGCGGTCGTCGCGGGAGCGATCGCCAAGGCGGGTCTGCGCGCCGACCAGTTGAGCGCGCTCGGCATCACCAACCAGCGCGAGACCACGGTCCTGTGGGACCGGGCCACCGGCAAGCCCGTGCACAACGCGATCGTCTGGCAGGACACCCGGACCTCGGCGCTCTGCAACCAACTGGGCGGCACGGACGGCCAGGACCGTTTCCGCGAACAGACCGGCCTGCCGCTGGCCAGCTACTTCTCCGGCCCCAAGGCGGCCTGGCTGCTCGACAACGTGCCCGGGCTGCGCGCGCGTGCCGAGCGCGGCGAGATCGCCTTCGGCACCATCGACTCCTGGCTGATCTGGAACCTGACCGGCGGCACGGACGGCGGTCGGCACGTCACCGACGTCACCAACGCCGGGCGCACCATGCTGATGAACCTGGAGACCCTTCAGTGGGACCCGTCGATCCTCGCGGCGATGAACATCCCCGAGGCGGTGCTGCCCGAGATCAGGTCGTCGGCCGAGGTGTACGGCACCGCCGTGGGCCAGCTGGCGGGCGTCCCCGTCGCCTCGGCGCTCGGCGACCAGCAGGCAGCGGTCTTCGGGCAGGCCTGCTACGACGTGGGCACCGCCAAGAACACGTACGGCACCGGCAGCTTCCTGCTGCTCAACACCGGCAACCGGCCCGTCCCCTCGAAGAACGGGCTGCTGACGACCATGGGCTACAAGATCGGCGGCGAGGCGCCCGTCTACTGCCTCGAAGGGTCGATCGCGATCACCGGCGCCCTGGTGCAGTGGTTCCGCGACCAGCTCGGCATCATCCGCAATGCCGACGAGATCGAGACGCTGGCCGCGAGCGTCGACGACAACGGCGGCGCGTACATCGTGCCCGCGTTCTCGGGCCTGTTCGCGCCCTACTGGCGCTCCGACGCGCGCGGTGTCGTCACCGGCCTCACCCGGTACGTCACCAAGGCACACCTCGCCCGCGCGGTTCTGGAGGCGACGAGCTGGCAGACCCGTGAGGTCGTCGACGCCATGTTCCAGGACTCCGGCGTGCAGATCACCACCCTGAAGGTGGACGGCGGCATGACCAAGAACAATCTGCTGATGCAGCACCAGGCGGATGTCCTTGGTGTGCCGGTGATCCGTCCCCGGGTGTCCGAGACGACATGTCTGGGGGCGGCCTACGCGGCCGGGCTCGCGACCGGTGTGTGGAACGATCTCGACGAGCTGAAGTCGCACTGGCAGAAGGACGTCGAGTGGACACCGTCCATGGAGGCCTCCGTGCGCGACCGTGAGTACCACAACTGGCGCAAGGCGGTGGAGAAGAGCTTCGGCTGGCACGAGGACGACGTCAGCTGA
- a CDS encoding roadblock/LC7 domain-containing protein → MTAPKATGPTATSKTSGELNWLLDDLVDRVASISKAIVLSGDGLATGASKDLTREDSEHLAAVASGFHSLAKGVGRHFEAGGVRQTVVELEEAFLFVTAAGDGSCLAVLSDADSDVGQVAYEMTLLVKRVGAHLAAAPRTDLPSGG, encoded by the coding sequence ATGACCGCACCGAAGGCCACAGGGCCCACCGCGACCAGCAAGACGTCGGGAGAGCTGAACTGGCTGCTCGACGACCTGGTGGACCGCGTGGCCAGCATCAGCAAGGCGATCGTGCTCTCCGGCGACGGCCTTGCCACCGGGGCCTCCAAGGATCTGACCCGGGAGGACAGCGAGCACCTGGCCGCCGTCGCCTCCGGCTTCCACAGCCTCGCCAAGGGCGTCGGCCGCCACTTCGAGGCGGGCGGTGTCCGGCAGACCGTGGTCGAGCTCGAAGAAGCCTTCCTCTTCGTCACGGCCGCCGGGGACGGCAGCTGCCTCGCCGTTCTCTCGGACGCCGACTCCGACGTCGGGCAGGTCGCGTACGAAATGACGCTCCTGGTGAAGCGGGTCGGCGCACATCTGGCCGCCGCTCCGCGCACCGATCTGCCCTCGGGCGGGTAG
- a CDS encoding DUF742 domain-containing protein, producing MSGDGQGKRHWFDDDAGPVVRPYAMTRGRTTSPAQHRLDLIAVVVTEPHADDPEADHSLSPEHVDIVELCRDTPQSVAELAAELDLPIGVVRVLIGDLVTEEMVHVTRPVPPAELPDESILRDVISGLRAL from the coding sequence ATGAGCGGAGACGGTCAGGGAAAACGCCACTGGTTCGACGACGACGCCGGACCGGTGGTCCGTCCTTATGCCATGACACGCGGGCGCACCACCAGTCCGGCCCAGCATCGCCTCGACCTGATCGCGGTGGTCGTCACGGAGCCCCACGCGGACGACCCCGAGGCCGACCATTCGCTGTCCCCGGAACACGTGGACATCGTCGAGCTCTGCCGTGACACTCCCCAGTCGGTCGCCGAACTCGCCGCCGAGCTCGACCTGCCCATCGGAGTGGTCCGGGTCCTCATCGGGGACCTCGTGACCGAGGAAATGGTCCACGTGACACGTCCCGTACCCCCTGCCGAGCTGCCGGACGAGAGTATTCTGCGCGACGTGATCAGCGGCCTCCGGGCGCTCTGA
- a CDS encoding nitrate- and nitrite sensing domain-containing protein yields MRFRGKSIRRKIVALLLVPLLSLTGIWAFATVLTGRAANQLFNVSDVVEKIGYPAEDTVSVLQQERRQTLVYLADPRASDALAALKRSRTATDRAVAKVRKNAKDEDVREEMNGGTSQRLTTILDALDGVDSLRRSVEEGTVNRAQALDLYNRLVDPCYTLLANLHVVDNVEMDKQGRALVNVANARELLSREDALLGSALVAGRVTRDDIRDISDLIAQRTLLYNISLPLLPSSERGRFERYWSNADTAPLRVAEQAVVTSPAGSPHGVTAQSWDRAAGHVLNELADLDDKAGDRYQDRVRPVATGVIVKAVIAGVLGLIALLASLVMSVRIGRSLIRDLRRLRLEAHEASGVRLPSVMRRLSGGEQVDVETEVPRLEYDKNEIGEVGQALNTLQRAAVEAAVKQSELRDGVSEVFVNLARRSQVLLHKQLTLLDTMERRTEDTDELADLFRLDHLTTRMRRHAEGLVILSGAAPSRQWRKPVQLMDIVRAAVAEVEDYERIEVRRLPRVAVTGPAVADLTHLVAELLENATVFSPPHTAVQVVGERVANGFTLEIHDRGLGMAAEALLDANLRLAETPEFELSDTDRLGLFVVSRLAQRQNVRVSLQPSPYGGTTAVVFIPDALLTDDVPDTNGIGFRLDRALPSKEGKIEEDRKAALSDVPVRLPGLPAAILDGPVELEAPVDLDALGGFPGALDDEDAERGGLFRPRRSIAGVPVEEHRPHQQPRADGSETARSGDDDHAGAPVPLPRRRTPKLVSSHGRPVTRRPRRGEEPAEALKPVESLEPVLEPVERRSVAERASAQPSTARRTDRTETSGRRNGERPETPGLRSEASGLREAPALPRRTRSAGSPAGRAGTTPGSAAATQGGESGANPLPRRVRQANLAPQLKDGPERRAERDKARTPKGPDFADRDADEVRSRMASLQRGWQRGRDENAAGDGAQGGTAPGTTKGDGR; encoded by the coding sequence ATGCGCTTTCGCGGGAAGTCCATCCGCCGGAAGATCGTGGCGCTGCTCCTCGTGCCGCTCCTCTCCCTGACGGGGATTTGGGCCTTCGCGACGGTACTCACCGGCCGCGCGGCCAACCAGCTGTTCAACGTGTCGGACGTCGTCGAGAAGATCGGCTACCCGGCCGAGGACACCGTCAGCGTTCTCCAGCAGGAACGCCGCCAGACACTCGTCTATCTCGCCGATCCCCGCGCCTCCGACGCGCTGGCGGCGCTGAAGCGCAGTCGCACCGCGACCGACCGGGCCGTGGCGAAGGTCCGCAAGAACGCCAAGGACGAAGACGTACGGGAAGAGATGAACGGGGGCACCTCACAGCGCCTCACCACCATCCTGGACGCCCTCGACGGCGTCGACTCGCTGCGCCGCAGCGTCGAGGAGGGCACCGTCAACCGGGCCCAGGCCCTCGACCTCTACAACCGTCTTGTCGACCCCTGTTACACACTGTTGGCCAACCTCCACGTCGTGGACAACGTGGAGATGGACAAGCAGGGCCGCGCCCTCGTCAACGTCGCCAACGCCCGCGAACTGCTCTCCCGCGAGGACGCCCTCCTCGGCTCCGCGCTGGTCGCGGGCCGCGTCACCCGCGACGACATCCGCGACATCTCCGATCTCATCGCGCAACGCACCCTGCTGTACAACATCAGCCTGCCGCTGCTGCCCTCATCGGAACGCGGCCGCTTCGAGCGCTACTGGTCGAACGCCGACACGGCTCCCCTGCGCGTGGCGGAGCAGGCCGTCGTCACCTCCCCGGCCGGATCCCCGCACGGTGTCACCGCGCAGAGCTGGGACCGGGCGGCCGGACACGTGCTCAACGAACTGGCCGACCTCGACGACAAGGCCGGCGACCGCTACCAGGACCGCGTGCGCCCCGTGGCCACGGGCGTCATCGTCAAGGCGGTCATCGCGGGTGTCCTCGGACTCATCGCCCTGCTGGCCTCGCTCGTCATGTCCGTACGCATCGGCCGGAGCCTCATCCGCGACCTGCGCCGGCTGCGCCTGGAGGCCCACGAGGCGTCCGGCGTGCGGCTTCCCAGCGTCATGCGCCGCCTCTCCGGCGGCGAACAGGTCGACGTCGAGACCGAAGTGCCCCGCCTGGAGTACGACAAGAACGAGATCGGCGAGGTCGGCCAGGCCCTCAACACCCTTCAGCGCGCGGCCGTCGAGGCCGCCGTCAAACAGTCCGAACTGCGGGACGGCGTCTCCGAGGTCTTCGTCAACCTCGCCCGCCGCAGCCAGGTCCTGCTGCACAAGCAGCTCACCCTCCTCGACACCATGGAACGCAGGACCGAGGACACCGACGAACTCGCCGACCTGTTCCGCCTCGACCACCTGACCACACGTATGCGCCGGCATGCGGAGGGCCTGGTCATCCTGTCCGGCGCGGCCCCGTCCCGACAGTGGCGCAAGCCCGTCCAGCTCATGGACATCGTCCGCGCCGCCGTCGCCGAGGTCGAGGACTACGAGCGCATCGAGGTACGCCGACTGCCCCGCGTCGCCGTCACCGGGCCCGCGGTCGCCGACCTCACGCACCTGGTGGCCGAACTCCTGGAGAACGCCACGGTGTTCTCGCCCCCTCACACGGCCGTGCAGGTCGTTGGCGAACGCGTCGCCAACGGTTTCACCCTGGAGATCCACGACCGCGGTCTGGGCATGGCGGCCGAAGCGCTCCTCGACGCCAACCTACGGCTCGCCGAGACCCCCGAGTTCGAACTGTCCGACACCGACCGGCTCGGTCTCTTCGTGGTCAGCCGGCTCGCGCAGCGGCAGAACGTCCGTGTCTCCCTCCAGCCTTCCCCGTACGGCGGCACCACTGCCGTGGTGTTCATTCCCGACGCGCTGCTCACCGACGACGTCCCGGACACCAACGGCATCGGCTTCCGTCTCGACCGAGCGCTGCCCTCGAAGGAGGGCAAGATCGAGGAGGACCGCAAGGCGGCGCTCTCCGACGTACCGGTGCGCCTCCCCGGCCTGCCTGCCGCGATCCTGGACGGGCCGGTCGAGCTTGAGGCGCCGGTCGATCTGGACGCACTCGGCGGTTTCCCGGGCGCCCTCGACGACGAGGACGCCGAGCGGGGCGGTCTGTTCAGGCCGCGCCGCTCCATAGCGGGTGTCCCGGTCGAGGAGCACCGGCCCCACCAGCAGCCCCGCGCAGACGGCTCGGAGACGGCCCGCTCCGGCGACGACGACCACGCGGGCGCCCCGGTCCCCCTGCCGCGTCGCAGAACTCCCAAGCTGGTCAGCTCGCACGGTCGTCCCGTGACCCGAAGGCCCCGGCGCGGCGAGGAGCCCGCCGAGGCGCTGAAGCCGGTGGAGAGCCTCGAACCGGTCCTCGAGCCGGTGGAGAGGCGAAGCGTGGCGGAGAGGGCGAGCGCACAGCCGTCGACCGCCCGGCGTACCGACCGCACCGAAACCTCTGGGCGCCGCAACGGCGAACGCCCCGAGACTCCGGGCCTTCGCTCCGAGGCGTCCGGCCTCCGAGAGGCCCCCGCTCTCCCCCGGCGCACCCGCTCCGCCGGCTCGCCGGCGGGCAGGGCCGGGACCACTCCGGGCTCCGCCGCTGCGACGCAAGGGGGAGAATCGGGTGCGAACCCGCTGCCCCGCCGCGTCCGACAGGCCAATCTGGCCCCGCAGTTGAAGGACGGACCCGAACGGCGCGCCGAGCGAGACAAGGCCCGCACCCCGAAGGGGCCGGACTTCGCCGATCGCGACGCCGACGAGGTACGCAGCCGGATGGCCTCGCTCCAGCGGGGCTGGCAGCGGGGCCGCGACGAGAACGCCGCGGGCGACGGGGCCCAGGGCGGCACAGCACCAGGAACGACGAAGGGGGACGGTCGATGA
- a CDS encoding hydantoinase B/oxoprolinase family protein has protein sequence MTGWQFWVDRGGTFTDIVARRPDGRLLTHKLLSENRARYADAAVAGVRELLGSGQDTHGARIDAVRMGTTVATNALLERKGERTLLVITRGFRDALRIAYQNRPHIFARAIELPELLYERVVEVDERIAADGTVLRAPDLDALAGPLQEAYDSGIRAVAVVCMHSHLHPAHEEAVGELAAHTGFPQISLSSEVSPLMKLVPRGDTAVVDAYLSPVLRRYVQHVAEELQGVRLMFMQSNGGLAEAGQFRGKDAILSGPAGGIVGMARMSQLAGFDRVIGFDMGGTSTDVSHFAGEYERVFTTRIAGVRLRAPMLDIHTVAAGGGSVLHFDGSRYRVGPDSAGAAPGPACYRGGGPLTVTDANVALGRIQPTHFPELFGPDGDQPLDDTLVRDRFAALAREIREKTGDDRTPEQVAEGYLQIAVANIANAVKRISVQKGHDVTRYALTTFGGAGGQHACMVADSLGIRTVLVPPMAGVLSALGIGLADTTAMREQSVEAPLEVSAMPGILKTADDLEGATRAELLAEDVPEDRIRVTRRAQVRYDGTDTALTVELTEPDTMTHAFEERHRATYSFTLDRPVVVEALSVEATGLTEPPDLSALATPSSARGATETVSLHTGGAWRGVPLHRREELPPGETVTGPAIITEASATTVVDDGWRAATTGDGHLVMERVAVTQSSDLGTEADPVLLEVFNNLFMSIAEQMGARLESTAQSVNIKERLDFSCALFDPDGSLVANAPHIPVHLGSMGTSVQEVIRRRGDSMRPGDTYAVNDPYHGGTHLPDVTVITPVFDTEGEHILFYVASRGHHAEIGGIAPGSMPANSRTIEEEGILFDNWLLAENGRFREAETLRLLTEAPYPSRNPKTNLADLRAQIAANQKGVDEVARMIDNFGIGVVQAYMRHVQDNAEEAVRRVIDALEGGEFAYETDSGAVIRVRVSVDRENRSATVDFTGTSPQLDTNFNAPFAVVNAAVLYVFRTLVADDIPLNDGCLRPLDIVVPRGSMLAPEAPAAVVAGNVETSQAITGALYGALRVQAEGSGTMNNVTFGNERYQYYETVASGSGAGDGFPGASVVQTHMTNSRLTDPEILEWRLPVQLDEFAVRPGSGGAGRWTGGDGAVRRIRFHQLMTVSTLSQHRRVPPYGMAGGEPGALGANRVERADGTVTELGASDTADVGPGDVLVIETPGGGGYGPPSHDPHQAGEEIDDLRAF, from the coding sequence GTGACAGGCTGGCAGTTCTGGGTCGACCGAGGCGGCACCTTCACCGACATCGTCGCGCGACGCCCGGACGGCCGCCTGCTCACGCACAAACTCCTGTCCGAGAACCGGGCGAGGTACGCCGACGCGGCGGTGGCGGGTGTCCGTGAACTCCTCGGCAGCGGCCAGGACACCCATGGCGCGCGGATCGACGCCGTCCGCATGGGAACCACCGTCGCCACCAACGCCCTCCTGGAACGCAAGGGAGAGCGCACCCTCCTCGTCATCACCCGAGGCTTCCGCGACGCCCTGCGCATCGCGTACCAGAACCGCCCCCACATCTTCGCCCGCGCGATCGAACTGCCCGAGCTGCTGTACGAACGCGTGGTCGAGGTCGACGAGCGGATCGCCGCCGACGGCACGGTCCTGCGAGCCCCCGACCTGGACGCCCTCGCCGGGCCCCTCCAGGAGGCGTACGACTCCGGGATCCGGGCCGTCGCCGTCGTCTGCATGCACAGTCACCTCCACCCGGCCCATGAAGAGGCCGTCGGCGAGCTGGCGGCACACACCGGCTTCCCACAGATCTCGCTCTCCAGCGAGGTCAGCCCGCTGATGAAGCTCGTCCCGCGCGGTGACACGGCCGTCGTAGACGCCTACCTGTCGCCCGTGCTGCGCCGCTACGTCCAGCACGTCGCCGAAGAGCTCCAGGGCGTGCGATTGATGTTCATGCAGTCCAATGGAGGCCTCGCCGAAGCGGGTCAGTTCCGCGGCAAGGACGCCATCCTGTCCGGCCCGGCGGGCGGCATCGTCGGCATGGCCCGGATGTCGCAGCTCGCCGGCTTCGACCGTGTCATCGGCTTCGACATGGGCGGCACCTCCACGGACGTCTCTCACTTCGCGGGCGAGTACGAGCGGGTCTTCACCACCCGGATCGCCGGGGTCCGGCTGCGGGCGCCCATGCTGGACATCCACACCGTCGCCGCGGGCGGCGGCTCGGTGCTCCACTTCGACGGCTCCCGCTACCGGGTGGGCCCAGACTCGGCCGGCGCCGCCCCCGGCCCCGCCTGCTACCGCGGCGGCGGACCACTCACCGTCACGGACGCCAACGTCGCACTCGGCCGCATCCAACCCACCCACTTCCCCGAACTGTTCGGCCCCGACGGCGACCAGCCCCTCGACGACACACTCGTCCGCGACCGGTTCGCCGCCCTTGCGCGCGAGATCCGTGAGAAGACCGGCGACGACCGCACCCCGGAGCAGGTGGCGGAGGGATACCTGCAGATCGCCGTGGCCAACATCGCCAACGCGGTCAAGCGGATCTCGGTCCAGAAGGGCCACGACGTCACCCGGTACGCGCTCACCACCTTCGGCGGCGCGGGCGGCCAGCACGCGTGCATGGTCGCCGACTCGCTCGGCATCCGCACCGTCCTCGTCCCGCCCATGGCCGGCGTCCTGTCCGCCCTCGGCATCGGACTCGCCGACACGACGGCCATGCGCGAGCAGTCCGTGGAGGCACCCCTTGAGGTCTCCGCGATGCCCGGCATCCTCAAGACCGCTGACGACTTGGAGGGCGCCACCCGCGCCGAACTCCTCGCCGAGGACGTGCCCGAGGACCGCATCCGCGTCACCCGCCGCGCCCAAGTCCGCTACGACGGAACGGACACGGCGCTCACCGTCGAGCTCACCGAGCCCGACACCATGACTCACGCCTTCGAAGAACGCCATCGCGCCACCTACTCCTTCACCCTCGACCGTCCGGTCGTCGTGGAGGCCCTCTCCGTAGAAGCCACCGGACTCACCGAACCCCCCGATCTCTCCGCCCTCGCCACCCCTTCGTCCGCCCGAGGCGCGACGGAGACGGTCAGCCTCCACACGGGTGGCGCCTGGCGCGGCGTACCCCTGCACCGCCGCGAGGAACTGCCCCCCGGTGAAACGGTCACCGGCCCCGCGATCATCACCGAGGCCAGCGCGACGACCGTCGTCGACGACGGCTGGCGGGCCGCGACGACCGGCGACGGGCATCTGGTCATGGAACGCGTGGCGGTTACGCAGAGTTCCGATCTCGGCACAGAAGCGGACCCCGTTCTCCTCGAGGTCTTCAACAACCTCTTCATGTCCATCGCCGAACAGATGGGTGCCCGTCTGGAGTCCACGGCCCAGTCGGTCAACATCAAAGAACGCCTGGACTTCTCCTGCGCGCTCTTCGACCCCGACGGCAGTCTTGTCGCCAACGCCCCCCACATCCCCGTCCACTTGGGCTCGATGGGCACGAGCGTGCAGGAAGTCATCCGGCGACGCGGCGACAGCATGCGCCCGGGTGACACGTACGCGGTCAACGACCCGTACCACGGAGGCACCCACCTCCCCGACGTCACCGTGATCACCCCGGTCTTCGACACGGAGGGTGAGCACATCCTGTTCTACGTCGCCTCGCGCGGACACCACGCCGAGATCGGCGGCATCGCCCCGGGCTCCATGCCCGCGAACAGCCGCACCATCGAGGAAGAGGGCATCCTCTTCGACAACTGGCTGCTCGCCGAGAACGGCCGCTTCCGAGAGGCCGAGACCCTTCGCCTGCTCACCGAGGCGCCCTACCCCTCGCGCAATCCGAAGACCAATCTCGCGGACCTGCGTGCCCAGATCGCCGCCAACCAGAAGGGCGTCGACGAGGTCGCCCGTATGATCGACAACTTCGGTATCGGCGTCGTCCAGGCCTACATGCGGCACGTGCAGGACAACGCAGAGGAAGCCGTACGCCGCGTCATCGACGCCCTGGAAGGCGGTGAGTTCGCCTACGAGACCGACTCCGGGGCGGTCATTCGCGTCCGGGTCTCCGTAGACCGCGAAAACCGCTCCGCCACTGTCGACTTCACGGGTACGTCCCCGCAGCTCGACACCAACTTCAACGCACCCTTCGCGGTGGTCAACGCCGCCGTCCTGTACGTCTTCCGCACCCTGGTCGCCGACGACATCCCGCTCAACGACGGATGCCTGCGCCCGCTCGACATCGTCGTGCCGCGTGGCTCGATGCTCGCTCCCGAGGCCCCCGCCGCCGTGGTCGCGGGCAATGTGGAGACCTCTCAGGCGATCACCGGCGCACTGTACGGAGCCCTGCGCGTGCAGGCCGAGGGGTCCGGAACGATGAACAACGTGACCTTCGGCAACGAGCGCTACCAGTACTACGAGACCGTGGCCTCCGGATCCGGCGCGGGCGACGGCTTCCCCGGCGCCTCCGTCGTGCAGACCCACATGACCAACTCGCGGCTCACCGACCCCGAGATCCTGGAGTGGCGACTGCCGGTCCAGCTCGACGAGTTCGCGGTCCGGCCGGGCAGCGGCGGAGCCGGGCGCTGGACCGGCGGGGACGGTGCCGTGCGCCGCATCCGGTTCCATCAGCTCATGACCGTCTCCACACTGTCCCAGCACCGCAGGGTCCCGCCCTACGGCATGGCCGGCGGCGAGCCCGGAGCGCTCGGCGCCAACCGGGTGGAGCGCGCGGACGGCACGGTCACGGAACTTGGCGCAAGTGATACGGCGGACGTCGGCCCCGGCGACGTACTTGTCATCGAAACCCCCGGCGGCGGGGGCTACGGCCCACCGTCCCACGACCCCCATCAAGCAGGAGAAGAGATCGATGATCTTCGGGCGTTCTGA
- a CDS encoding GTP-binding protein — MIFGRSERGKPPVEPVTLKILVAGGFGVGKTTLVGAVSEIKPLRTEEVLTEAGRPVDDTSGVEGKHTTTVAMDFGRITLREDLVLYLFGTPGQDRFWFLWDELASGSLGAVVLADTRRLEDCFAAVDYFERRSIPFVMGVNCFEGSARYPVDEVRQALDLDDDVPVVLCDARDRESAKEVLIEVVQHAMAYGADRREPVTT; from the coding sequence ATGATCTTCGGGCGTTCTGAGCGCGGCAAGCCCCCGGTCGAGCCCGTCACGCTCAAGATCCTGGTGGCCGGTGGCTTCGGCGTGGGCAAGACGACCCTGGTCGGCGCGGTCAGCGAGATCAAACCGCTGCGCACCGAGGAGGTGCTCACCGAGGCGGGCCGCCCGGTCGACGACACCAGCGGCGTGGAGGGCAAGCACACCACCACCGTCGCCATGGACTTCGGCCGCATCACGCTCCGCGAGGACCTGGTGCTCTACCTCTTCGGGACGCCCGGGCAGGACCGCTTCTGGTTCCTGTGGGACGAGCTCGCCTCCGGCTCCCTGGGCGCCGTCGTACTCGCCGACACACGCCGCCTGGAGGACTGTTTCGCCGCCGTCGACTACTTCGAGCGGCGCTCCATACCGTTCGTGATGGGCGTCAACTGCTTCGAGGGGTCGGCCCGATACCCGGTCGACGAGGTCCGCCAGGCACTCGACCTCGACGACGACGTTCCGGTCGTGCTGTGTGACGCGAGAGACCGGGAGTCGGCCAAGGAGGTCCTCATCGAGGTCGTCCAGCACGCGATGGCGTACGGGGCCGACCGACGCGAACCGGTCACCACCTGA